Proteins found in one Pyrus communis chromosome 15, drPyrComm1.1, whole genome shotgun sequence genomic segment:
- the LOC137718313 gene encoding protein OXIDATIVE STRESS 3 LIKE 1-like, translating into MSIALNSTAARIGITPSSGFALGGVACGGLLFDSPENRRGVPAGEVSVSSSSSSSIGKNSDDESERYDGGENDEAQSSYKGPLDMMNELEEVLPMRRGISKHYNYKSKSFTSLVEASSSSNIKELAKPDNAYTRKRRNLLASNHMWEKNRTSFPLRSNGGGISKRPIPSSRSALALAVKLGSCSESSTSSEESNSSSNPSSPRQPLPPGNACALGSYAAWRSYSLADLQECTVATTVNASRFSAASTTKPNV; encoded by the exons ATGTCGATTGCATTGAATAGCACCGCGGCTAGGATCGGCATCACGCCGTCGTCTGGGTTCGCGCTCGGCGGGGTCGCGTGTGGTGGGTTGCTCTTCGACTCGCCGGAAAACCGCCGGGGGGTTCCCGCTGGTGAGGTTTCGGTTTCTTCTTCGAGTTCGTCGTCGATCGGGAAGAACAGCGACGATGAATCGGAGAGATACGACGGCGGCGAAAATGATGAGGCTCAGAGCTCGTATAAAGGTCCGTTGGATATGATGAACGAGTTGGAGGAAGTTTTACCCATGAG GAGAGGGATCTCAAAGCACTACAACTATAAATCCAAGTCCTTCACAAGTCTAGTAgaagcttcatcttcttccaacATCAAGGAGCTTGCAAAACCAGACAATGCCTACACCCGAAAACGCAGGAACCTCCTTGCCTCCAATCACATGTGGGAGAAGAACCGAACCTCCTTCCCGCTGAGAAGCAATGGCGGCGGAATTTCAAAGAGGCCGATTCCGTCCAGTCGAAGCGCATTGGCTCTGGCTGTGAAGCTGGGCAGCTGCTCGGAAAGCAGTACTAGTAGTGAGGAATCCAATTCGAGCTCAAATCCGTCGTCGCCGCGGCAACCTCTCCCACCGGGTAACGCTTGTGCACTAGGAAGTTATGCAGCTTGGAGATCGTATTCATTGGCTGATCTGCAAGAATGTACCGTTGCTACGACTGTAAATGCTTCACGATTCTCGGCGGCTTCCACGACGAAACCGAACGTGTAG